The following nucleotide sequence is from Spirochaetota bacterium.
GCCATGGCCCTGATGCGGTTCGTCGAATCGTTGAACATCTTCATGAGGATAGGGTCTTTAAGGGTGTTGGACTGGAGATTGATGAGACTTATAATGATCTGGAAATTGTTCTTCACGCGGTGGTGGATCTCCTTTAACAGCACCTCCTTTTCCATGAGGGAAGACTTGATCTGTTCTTCGGCCCGCTTGCGCTCGGTTATATCGAGGATGATGGCGTTGAAGCCGAGGATGGTGTCCTTGAAGCGATAGACCGTTGGCGTCGAATACAGGTGCACCGCGCTCCCGTTTTTGTGCATGAAACGAAATTCGATATCGAACATGTCCCGGGGATTGCGCGATCCAATTTGAAATTCCCCAAGGATTCTCTCGCGGTCTTCGGGATGCAGAAAATCGATAAAGAGCTTTCCCGTCAGCTCGTCCCGTTCGTATCCCGTCATGCTCAACAGCGCTGTATTCACATAGGTGAACCTGCCTCCAGGATTGACGGTCGCTATTCCCAGGGATGTTTTTTCAACGAGGCTCCGGTATTTTTCCTCCGACATTTCTATCATTTCCTGGGATCTCTTGCGCTCGGTTACGTCGCGGATGGTGGCCTGGAGGAACGCTTTCCCGCCAAGCTCGCATTTTGAGAGTAGTATCGTCCCGGGAAATTCGGTCAAATCGAGGCGTACGAATTGCCATTCAAAGAAGTGCCACCCGGTGGTCATTGCCTTGTCTATCATCCGCTCCACTTTGTCATGGGAACGCTCCCCGTCGGGTTGGGTCTCCGGTGAGATCTCGCGGATTGAAATATCCGCGTAGCCGTCATCGCTGTTCTCTATCCTGAACATGTCGATGAAGGTCCTGTTGGCAGTCGAGATTTTCCACGCCGGCGGTTCCAGTACCACGATGGCGTCGCGGGAGAAATCGAACAGCGACCGGTACCGCTCCTCGCTTTCATGGAGCGCATCTTCTGCGCGACGGCGCTCAGCTATCTCTGTCTCGAGCTCGCTGTTCGTTTCGGTGAGCTCCGAGCTGTATTCCTCCAGCTCTATGGCTGCCGCCCGCGAGTTGCTGAGGGCCAGGCGGTACTGGTTGACAAGGAACCAGAGAAGCGCCGCTATGGCGGTGTAGGAGACTGCCACTATGACTGCCCGGTTCTCGAAGTGGCTCTCGGGGGTCCGGATCTGGTGTATCAGGCCGTGGAACTGGGCCAATCCAATGGCGACATAGGCCGTGACGCTCAGGACGACCATGACCCACTGCGCTCTGTGTCCCTGGAGGATTGCGGTCAGCACGATCGATACCGCGTAGAGTATCATGGCGGGCGCCCCGGCCCCTCCTATCGCGTTGCCGTACACGGCAATAATAAAAATGAAGAGGGGCGGCAGATAGCTTGACAGCTTCCAGAAGCCGACGCTGGAAAGCTTCCATCCGCCAAAAAAAATTGACGTTATGAGAACCATGATGATCAGCGTGTCCGGGGGGATGAAGTCAAGGACCCAGCCGATAATAAATATAACGGTGAAAACGGCTGCCGTGAAACCGAGAAGAAGCGAGCTTACTTTGGCCATGTGTTCCCTGATGGCATCACCAGGGTCGACGGAGCGGGGCGCGGTTAAACCGTTCCAGATGGTATTGAGATATTTTTTTTTCACTCGCTGCCTTGATTAATGGTAACGGCTCTAAATCACGAATTCCATCATCTAATAACATATACCCGGGCAGAATGTTAGTCAAGTAAATAATAGCGACTAAGATGGGATGGTTGGAAGCCTATCCTGTAACGTAAGTCCGTCCACCTGCATCTGTCAACAGGATAAACGGCCATGAAAAAAGCGCGGTCCCGGAACCGCGCTTTCAGAAAGAGCATGAAGAATCGTATTACCGGGCCACCTCGTTTATGAGGCGTCCCAGTTCGGCGTCATGGGTCTGGACCGTTTTCTGGTTGGCTTCATAACTGCGTTGGACCTCTATCATGTCCACCATTTCACGGACCATGTTGACGTTGGACTTCTCCAGAAATCCCTGGATTACTTTCACGTCACCCGGAGGCAGGGGAGGCCCGGAAAACTCAGTCTCCTTCCAGAGAGAGTCGCCTTCTTTTTTCAGCTCCCGTATTTTTTCGAAATCAACCAGCTTCAGGCGGTCAAGGACAACCGGCTGGCTCCAGTCGTTATCCGCCATGCCGACAACGGAGTTCGGATCAATGGCGCCATTTACCATTATTTCGCCCCGTTCGTTGACGATAAAATTGTTCTGTTGAACATGGATGATGCCGTTCTCGCCCATGACCGGATACCCGTTGTGGGTCATGAGGATTCCATCCTGGTTGATGGTGAAGGCGCCGTTCCTGGTATAGCGCTCGCCGCGCTCGGTCTTCACCGTGAGGAAACCGCGGCCGTCCAGGGCCAGGTCGAAATTGTTCTCGGTGCGCTGGAGCGATCCCTGGTCGAAGTCGGTGTATACTTCGTTCACCTCGACGCCTGTGCCGAGCTTGCCCACGTAGGGCATGGTGTCGTACGATCCAGCCGGTGTCACACCGAGGCCGCTCTCGTTCAGGCGGCGGATCAGCATATCCGGGAAGGCCTTGAATATGGCAAGGTCCTTCTTGAACCCGGTCTTGTCCACGTTGGCAAGATTGTTGGCCACCACGTCAAGACGCGCCTGTTGCGCGATCATGCCGCTGGCGCCGGTGTATATTCCTCGAAGCATATCAGTCCCCCTGCACTATGTCGCTTTCATTATCGGCAGGGAGTGTGGAGAGAATAAAAAAAAATCGCTATGGATGACGCTTTGGGAGAAATTGTCGGATTTTGATGGGGTAGCCCCAGATGAATTTCCAGCAGATGACATTGTCGATTACTTCTTTCATTATTACATAATTCTTAAAGGGATAGTTATCGGTCTTATTTTTATTAAATGTGTTCAAGTAATTGATAACCGCATAGGCAAGAATCAAAGAAACAGACATTTTAAGCAGTTTCCTCAAATCAAGAAAATATTCATAATCATCAAACCTAAC
It contains:
- the flgF gene encoding flagellar basal-body rod protein FlgF; this encodes MLRGIYTGASGMIAQQARLDVVANNLANVDKTGFKKDLAIFKAFPDMLIRRLNESGLGVTPAGSYDTMPYVGKLGTGVEVNEVYTDFDQGSLQRTENNFDLALDGRGFLTVKTERGERYTRNGAFTINQDGILMTHNGYPVMGENGIIHVQQNNFIVNERGEIMVNGAIDPNSVVGMADNDWSQPVVLDRLKLVDFEKIRELKKEGDSLWKETEFSGPPLPPGDVKVIQGFLEKSNVNMVREMVDMIEVQRSYEANQKTVQTHDAELGRLINEVAR
- a CDS encoding PAS domain S-box protein, which gives rise to MKKKYLNTIWNGLTAPRSVDPGDAIREHMAKVSSLLLGFTAAVFTVIFIIGWVLDFIPPDTLIIMVLITSIFFGGWKLSSVGFWKLSSYLPPLFIFIIAVYGNAIGGAGAPAMILYAVSIVLTAILQGHRAQWVMVVLSVTAYVAIGLAQFHGLIHQIRTPESHFENRAVIVAVSYTAIAALLWFLVNQYRLALSNSRAAAIELEEYSSELTETNSELETEIAERRRAEDALHESEERYRSLFDFSRDAIVVLEPPAWKISTANRTFIDMFRIENSDDGYADISIREISPETQPDGERSHDKVERMIDKAMTTGWHFFEWQFVRLDLTEFPGTILLSKCELGGKAFLQATIRDVTERKRSQEMIEMSEEKYRSLVEKTSLGIATVNPGGRFTYVNTALLSMTGYERDELTGKLFIDFLHPEDRERILGEFQIGSRNPRDMFDIEFRFMHKNGSAVHLYSTPTVYRFKDTILGFNAIILDITERKRAEEQIKSSLMEKEVLLKEIHHRVKNNFQIIISLINLQSNTLKDPILMKMFNDSTNRIRAMALVHEKLYRSDDIAKIDFTSYLKTISEELHSSYSTSLNNPQLHIEADEIHLGLDQAIPCGLIVNELITNALKYAFPEGNADNDIRITLQRSGENDVTLIVRDNGIGLPENIDINTTSSLGLQLVSVLIKQIHGTYSIDRSGGTSWIMTFPISPDF